A single genomic interval of Salinarchaeum sp. IM2453 harbors:
- the nikR gene encoding nickel-responsive transcriptional regulator NikR, producing the protein MSDNLERISITVPESLLSSFDEVTDGWEYDTRSEAVRDAMRSFLQQYQKERALNQPQRGAIVILYDHHETDLDDQLTTIQHEMNEHIIAVQHIHLTSNICMETIAIDGPGNAIQDLTTRLRSLSGVLHVEAAVVADSA; encoded by the coding sequence ATGTCTGATAATCTTGAACGAATTAGTATTACCGTCCCTGAATCGCTTCTTTCCTCATTTGATGAGGTAACTGATGGTTGGGAGTATGACACTCGATCAGAGGCAGTTCGGGATGCAATGCGATCATTTCTTCAACAATATCAAAAAGAAAGGGCTCTCAACCAACCTCAGCGTGGCGCAATCGTTATTTTATATGATCACCACGAAACTGACCTTGATGATCAACTTACTACGATCCAACATGAAATGAATGAGCATATTATTGCTGTGCAGCATATCCACCTCACATCCAATATCTGCATGGAAACGATCGCCATTGACGGTCCAGGAAATGCCATTCAAGACTTAACTACTCGTCTGCGTTCTCTTTCAGGAGTCCTCCACGTTGAAGCAGCTGTGGTTGCTGACTCAGCATGA
- a CDS encoding ABC transporter substrate-binding protein, translated as MVTRRAVLGSATAGIGLFSGCTNILGEIDGGEKTVVDMANREISVPNNVESLVGVGPGGLRLLSHLELTDRVSAVETAEKEQYEGEIPYNIANENEFQSKPPVGSRGGDVEYIVQSDPDVIVATTTENAKTIQQQTEIPTVYVDQGEFTGENPLIYTAWEIIGKITGKSDRATELIEYVDQIRDDLNHRVEEENDHSDVYIGAVSHRGARGIQATEIPHPVFEMINASTAVSVESQGKIDIDREVIIDADPEFMFFDRSNAENIQDDLDDGAYDSITAIEQGQWYWIHPEYHYQYNLSTILSNAYFIGKKLYPDAFTDVEIAEKGDEIYRKMLGAKVLESLEATVGRYGEIRL; from the coding sequence ATGGTCACACGAAGGGCAGTTTTAGGATCTGCAACCGCAGGTATTGGACTATTTAGCGGCTGTACCAACATCCTTGGCGAAATTGACGGGGGTGAAAAAACAGTTGTCGATATGGCAAACCGAGAGATATCAGTACCAAATAATGTAGAGAGTCTTGTTGGTGTAGGACCGGGAGGATTACGATTACTGAGCCACTTGGAGCTGACAGATCGGGTATCTGCTGTTGAAACTGCCGAAAAGGAACAATATGAGGGAGAAATCCCATATAATATTGCAAATGAAAATGAGTTTCAGTCAAAACCACCTGTCGGGTCGCGGGGGGGAGATGTAGAGTATATCGTACAGTCAGATCCAGATGTCATTGTCGCAACAACAACAGAGAATGCAAAAACGATTCAACAGCAGACAGAAATACCGACGGTATATGTGGACCAAGGTGAGTTCACTGGAGAAAATCCACTAATATACACGGCATGGGAAATAATAGGAAAAATCACAGGAAAATCTGACCGGGCAACAGAATTGATTGAGTATGTAGATCAAATAAGAGATGACTTGAACCACCGAGTTGAAGAAGAAAATGATCACTCTGATGTATATATAGGAGCAGTTAGCCATCGAGGAGCAAGAGGGATTCAAGCAACAGAGATACCACATCCAGTATTTGAAATGATAAATGCGAGTACCGCAGTGTCGGTCGAAAGCCAGGGGAAAATCGACATTGACAGAGAGGTGATCATTGACGCAGATCCAGAGTTTATGTTCTTTGATCGATCAAACGCTGAGAACATCCAAGATGACCTAGACGATGGAGCATATGATAGCATAACAGCAATCGAGCAAGGTCAATGGTACTGGATTCATCCTGAATATCACTATCAGTATAATCTCTCGACAATATTGTCAAATGCCTATTTTATCGGAAAGAAACTGTACCCGGATGCATTTACAGATGTAGAAATAGCTGAGAAAGGAGATGAGATATATAGGAAAATGCTTGGAGCCAAAGTTCTAGAATCACTGGAAGCAACAGTCGGCAGGTACGGAGAGATACGTCTGTAG
- the aceA gene encoding isocitrate lyase yields MTEEKDREDEVASRVRTTEPHIRDIDNQAATELRELLNDQDYVFAPGIYHALDARLAEMAGLDAAYMSGYSTVLGQFGFPDLEMVTMDEMVENAKRIVEATDLPVVADCDTGYGGTHNVRRAVREYEKAGVAAVHIEDQTTPKRCGHIAGKKIISRDEAEARFSAAVDAKQDDDTIIIARTDAYGSANGDWEEHLERGRMYADAGVDLVWPEMPDPSREDAVEYAETIHETHPDLKLAFNYSSSFAWSEEEDPLTFEELGDLGYNYIFITLYALHSGAHAVYEDMVNIAENAEQAQFDLEDRYLGHPTESHHELSFVPRYQDIEAQFDPEAQDRMEESAGFSEEETDPLTSNDD; encoded by the coding sequence ATGACAGAAGAAAAAGACCGTGAGGACGAGGTTGCAAGCCGAGTCCGGACCACAGAACCGCACATTCGAGATATTGACAACCAAGCAGCTACCGAACTTCGTGAGTTGCTGAACGATCAAGACTATGTTTTTGCTCCGGGAATCTACCATGCGCTTGATGCCCGACTTGCTGAGATGGCAGGCCTTGACGCCGCATACATGTCCGGGTATTCAACAGTCCTTGGACAGTTTGGCTTCCCAGACCTTGAGATGGTGACGATGGACGAGATGGTTGAGAATGCAAAGCGAATTGTTGAAGCAACAGATCTGCCAGTTGTTGCAGACTGTGACACTGGATACGGTGGCACACACAACGTTCGTCGTGCTGTTCGCGAATATGAAAAGGCAGGTGTCGCAGCAGTTCACATTGAGGACCAAACCACACCAAAGCGCTGTGGACACATTGCTGGAAAGAAGATCATCTCACGCGACGAAGCAGAAGCCCGATTCAGTGCAGCTGTCGATGCAAAGCAGGACGATGATACAATTATCATTGCCCGTACAGACGCATATGGATCTGCGAATGGCGACTGGGAGGAACATCTTGAGCGAGGTCGAATGTATGCTGATGCGGGCGTTGACCTTGTTTGGCCGGAAATGCCAGATCCATCACGTGAAGACGCTGTTGAATATGCAGAGACAATTCACGAGACGCATCCTGATCTCAAGCTAGCATTTAATTACTCATCTAGTTTCGCTTGGAGCGAAGAAGAAGATCCACTAACATTCGAAGAACTCGGAGATCTCGGGTACAACTACATCTTCATTACACTGTACGCACTGCACTCCGGTGCACATGCTGTCTATGAGGATATGGTCAACATCGCAGAAAATGCCGAGCAGGCACAGTTTGACCTCGAAGATCGGTACCTTGGTCATCCGACGGAGAGTCACCACGAACTGTCGTTCGTTCCACGGTATCAGGATATCGAAGCACAGTTCGATCCAGAAGCACAAGACCGAATGGAAGAATCAGCAGGGTTCAGTGAAGAAGAGACGGATCCATTGACCTCGAACGACGACTAA
- a CDS encoding ATP-binding protein — protein MGLEDFTEFDEDTSAQEDTVDESTGEVRFETTDVTTQDSYSGLGVVSVSRGLKIDETGDDTNLQVYITAPNRSRIRIGSYVLVPYPDNERLFCRISGLEYAQEFHSDDATEINARRAMQTDNIDETDYKFMAELDPVAVLYEQDGELKRRMTDRVPKPKTVVREATDKGEIKTGLKIPDDGIFIGHLAVGGERITTAAEPPTIDYRLKDKYDDGDPLIFRHTLVAGGTGSGKTHVAKNILRQVLDQSRSYPLSDGRERKPAVVQFDPQDEYAQMHDDNDQITKEDQRRWEREDIAYGGYDNTIAFVPKIKGTTYDTKGHRAEQRRFTIPFSMVRQNQWLVAGGDLNNNQYQAIRLLLKRFFDQFGNSGTYAQFKQFLEDPALREELSESGKVHESTYDAVVRRIQGFENVFDQDAQPITDQIDEFVRQGRLSVVPTYHLNDSRAAETIVLAVASLLVDEKLSSNPRYEQVKDTPLVVGMDEAHNYLTDADSVQARKVIRKFTEAAKQGRKERLGLFLITQDPQDIHEAVFKQINTTIVLNLGDEDAISSVNIPTELEGKVPYMEQGQMVVYSPDNSEPVELVGLPKCLTQHK, from the coding sequence ATGGGCCTTGAGGATTTCACGGAGTTTGATGAAGACACGTCAGCACAAGAAGACACAGTAGATGAATCTACAGGGGAAGTCAGATTTGAGACAACAGATGTTACAACACAAGATAGTTACTCCGGCCTTGGGGTCGTTTCCGTATCAAGAGGTCTCAAAATTGACGAAACAGGGGATGACACAAATCTTCAAGTGTACATAACAGCCCCAAACCGCTCACGGATTCGAATTGGATCATATGTGTTAGTTCCATATCCGGATAATGAGCGGCTATTTTGTCGCATCTCGGGGCTGGAATACGCACAAGAGTTCCACAGTGACGATGCTACTGAAATTAACGCGCGGCGGGCAATGCAGACAGACAATATCGATGAAACGGACTACAAGTTCATGGCTGAACTGGACCCAGTAGCTGTTCTATATGAACAGGATGGTGAACTGAAACGTCGGATGACAGATCGTGTTCCAAAACCAAAAACAGTCGTAAGGGAAGCCACAGATAAAGGTGAAATTAAAACAGGGCTTAAGATACCTGATGATGGAATATTTATTGGACACTTAGCCGTAGGGGGAGAACGAATCACAACAGCAGCCGAGCCCCCAACAATTGATTACCGGTTGAAGGACAAATATGACGACGGCGATCCATTGATTTTCCGACACACACTGGTTGCCGGTGGAACTGGATCAGGGAAGACGCACGTCGCAAAGAATATTCTTCGGCAGGTGCTCGATCAAAGTCGTTCATATCCATTATCAGACGGCCGCGAGCGTAAGCCAGCAGTAGTGCAATTTGATCCGCAGGACGAGTATGCACAGATGCACGATGATAACGACCAGATTACAAAGGAAGATCAACGTCGGTGGGAGCGCGAAGATATTGCATATGGTGGGTATGATAACACGATTGCATTCGTTCCGAAAATCAAAGGCACAACCTACGACACAAAGGGCCATCGTGCAGAGCAGCGTAGATTCACAATCCCGTTTTCTATGGTACGACAAAATCAATGGCTCGTTGCAGGAGGCGACCTAAATAACAATCAGTACCAAGCAATACGATTGCTACTAAAGCGGTTCTTTGATCAGTTTGGTAACAGTGGAACATATGCACAGTTCAAACAATTTCTCGAAGATCCGGCGCTACGTGAGGAGTTGAGTGAGTCCGGAAAAGTACATGAGAGCACATACGATGCCGTTGTTCGCCGGATTCAGGGTTTTGAAAACGTGTTTGATCAAGACGCACAACCAATTACGGATCAGATTGATGAATTTGTCCGGCAGGGGCGGTTATCAGTAGTTCCGACGTACCACCTAAATGATTCTAGAGCAGCCGAGACAATTGTGCTTGCAGTTGCGTCATTGCTCGTCGATGAAAAACTATCAAGCAATCCAAGATACGAACAAGTAAAAGACACCCCACTGGTAGTCGGAATGGACGAGGCACATAATTATCTGACCGACGCTGATAGCGTTCAAGCCAGAAAGGTAATCAGAAAATTTACCGAAGCAGCAAAGCAAGGGCGAAAAGAGCGGCTCGGGTTATTCTTGATCACGCAGGATCCTCAGGATATCCACGAAGCAGTGTTCAAACAGATCAACACAACAATAGTGCTAAATCTTGGCGATGAGGATGCAATTAGTAGCGTGAATATTCCGACTGAACTTGAAGGCAAAGTTCCTTACATGGAACAGGGGCAGATGGTTGTATACTCACCAGACAACTCAGAACCAGTTGAGTTGGTTGGTCTTCCGAAATGCCTAACACAGCATAAGTGA
- a CDS encoding KaiC domain-containing protein — MTDNDDADWFERALRESADSEDDVTESDATTEQPTEDVSDPDSGGPSEEDSSLFEDDFSSALRDVEFPGDESTSPPDEMDLPPGSPDGEEFADEDPESEIPRIELGIDGLDAMIRGGIPEQSLITTIGSAGSGKTTFGLQFLNQGLQQGERGVFITLEESKRRVVRSATEKGFPYDEYIKDGRLAIVDIDAVDMAHSLQSIRSDLPRLINDFDASRLVLDSVSLLEMMFETRAERRNEIYNFTNALKEAGVTTMMTSEASDDNPYVSRYGIVEYLTDAVFILQYIRPKNFEETRMGVEIQKIRDAHHSRETKPYEISDTGISVYQRATIF, encoded by the coding sequence ATGACAGATAACGACGATGCTGATTGGTTTGAACGCGCCCTTCGTGAGAGTGCTGACAGTGAAGATGATGTCACTGAATCTGATGCAACTACTGAGCAGCCAACCGAAGATGTCTCTGATCCGGACTCTGGCGGGCCATCTGAGGAAGACTCTTCACTTTTTGAAGATGATTTCTCAAGTGCACTCCGCGATGTTGAGTTCCCGGGAGATGAATCCACTTCCCCCCCAGATGAGATGGACCTCCCTCCAGGAAGTCCTGATGGTGAGGAATTTGCAGACGAAGATCCAGAATCGGAAATCCCTCGTATAGAACTTGGTATCGATGGACTTGATGCGATGATCCGCGGGGGCATCCCAGAACAGTCTTTGATTACTACGATTGGCTCTGCTGGTAGCGGTAAAACGACATTTGGATTACAGTTTCTCAATCAAGGTCTTCAGCAAGGCGAGCGTGGCGTCTTCATTACCCTTGAGGAATCAAAGCGCCGTGTCGTTCGAAGTGCAACAGAAAAAGGCTTCCCGTACGATGAATATATCAAGGACGGTCGCTTGGCGATTGTTGATATTGATGCAGTTGATATGGCACATAGTTTGCAGAGCATCCGTAGTGACCTTCCTCGTCTCATCAACGACTTTGATGCCAGTCGACTAGTCCTTGATTCTGTTTCACTGCTTGAAATGATGTTTGAGACTCGAGCGGAACGCAGAAATGAAATCTATAATTTCACCAATGCGCTTAAAGAGGCCGGTGTCACAACGATGATGACAAGCGAAGCTAGTGATGATAATCCGTATGTATCTCGATACGGGATTGTGGAGTATCTCACTGACGCTGTTTTTATCCTGCAGTATATTCGCCCCAAAAATTTTGAGGAGACACGGATGGGTGTTGAAATTCAGAAGATTCGTGACGCCCATCACTCAAGAGAAACAAAACCATATGAGATCAGTGATACCGGTATTTCTGTGTATCAACGGGCAACGATCTTCTGA
- a CDS encoding NAD(+)/NADH kinase, whose protein sequence is MRVGIVGQRNNEKAEQLVSELATELETQGVEVYIDRITAENLDREGVFPRDMEECDLAVSVGGDGTFLYTVRAVEGTPIIGVNLGEVGFLNAVSPEDAVEAVSETVQQHQEGSASVRELQRLVAVGDEQKLKPAVNEIVVQGTRRGPGGGAEVAVTVNGETYTEGYADGVLIATPTGSSAYNLSEGGPLLYPTVDGLVITQMCPRKGSRPLVVDSDAEIEIMISETEVCHVVGDGRERRSFDPPMTVEITTAAEPLRLAGPDMSFFNALGKLE, encoded by the coding sequence ATGCGCGTAGGGATTGTTGGACAGCGTAATAACGAGAAAGCAGAGCAACTTGTTTCGGAACTCGCCACCGAATTAGAGACGCAGGGAGTTGAAGTATATATTGATCGTATCACAGCCGAGAATTTAGATAGAGAAGGGGTGTTTCCCCGAGATATGGAGGAATGTGATCTCGCAGTGAGTGTTGGTGGTGATGGGACATTTCTATATACGGTTCGTGCCGTTGAAGGGACACCAATCATTGGAGTAAACTTAGGCGAAGTAGGGTTTTTAAACGCTGTTAGCCCTGAGGATGCAGTAGAAGCGGTTAGTGAAACGGTACAGCAGCATCAGGAGGGGTCTGCATCAGTACGGGAACTACAGCGGCTAGTCGCGGTGGGAGATGAACAGAAGCTAAAACCAGCGGTCAACGAGATAGTTGTCCAAGGTACACGGAGAGGACCAGGCGGCGGTGCTGAAGTTGCAGTTACAGTAAATGGTGAAACATACACTGAGGGATATGCTGACGGGGTGCTGATCGCAACACCAACCGGGTCGTCGGCATATAACTTGAGTGAGGGTGGGCCTTTGCTGTATCCAACAGTAGATGGGCTCGTGATCACACAGATGTGCCCACGAAAGGGGAGCAGACCGCTTGTAGTTGATTCAGATGCAGAGATAGAGATTATGATATCAGAGACAGAGGTATGTCATGTCGTAGGTGATGGTCGGGAGCGCCGGTCATTTGACCCCCCAATGACAGTGGAGATAACTACCGCAGCGGAGCCATTGCGACTTGCAGGGCCAGATATGAGTTTTTTCAATGCTCTTGGAAAACTTGAGTAG